The DNA region GACCCCTGCGGTGATCGACACTCCTCACTCGCGGGAGAGCCCTTCCCGGTGTCGTGGTGTGATACCTACTTGCGGCGCCGGAAGGGATTCCAGCGGCCTGCGTCCCCCGTCTCCGGCCCGGTGGGTTTGGCCGTCACCAGAGGAGTCGGAACATGACGTCCCACCTGCCTCACGGGCGTCGAATCGGCGGTGCCCAGGGCTGCGGTGTCCTCCTCCGCGAGGTTTTCCCCGAGGGCCGCCAGTAGGGCGCGGTGGATGTCCGCCGCCGTGGGCCGGTCAGCGGGACGCTTGGCGAGCGCGAGTTCACCGAGGCGGGCGACAGCGGGCGGAAGCTCGGGGCGCAGGGAGAGCAGCGGCGGCGCGAAACGGTTGAGGTGCGCCGCCATCAGCTCCTCGTAGGAGTCCCCGGCAAAAGGTCGCCGCCCGCCCAGCAGTTCGTAGGCGAGCACGCCGAAGCTGTAGACGTCGCTGGCGCCACCCGCGCTCTCGCCCCTGTACACTTCCGGGGCCATGTAGTAGGGGCTGCCGCTCGCCCGGCCCCCCTGCGCCGTGAAGTAGGCACTTCCCAGGTCCCCGAGCGCCGCCCGCCCCTCCTGGACATACACGTTCTGCCGCTTCACGTCCTGATGCACGGCGCCCAGCCCATGAAGGTAGGTGAGGGCCGAGGCGACGTCCGCCAGCACCCGCAGCGCGGCGTCGAGGGGAAGCGAACATGGGGCGAGTCGCTTCAGCACGTCGCAGAGGGAGCCTTCCGGGAAGTACTGCACCGCCAGGAACGCCTGCGGGCCGAAGGGCGTGCCCGCGAACCCCCGCACGATCTGCGGATGCCGCACCTGGAGAGTCAGCCGGACCTCGTTGCCGAACCGCTCGGCGGCCTCGCGCCCGGCCAGCGTCCGCTCGTGCGGCACCTTGAGGGCCACCTCCCGGTCCTGGGAGTTCCGCGCGAGGTACACGAGGGAGGTGTCCCCGCGTCCCAGGAGGTGCAGCAGGGTGTAGCCGGGAATGGAGCGGTCGGAAGTCATGGGGAAGGCCTTTTCAGCAGTTTAGGAGCGAGTTGTCACGCAACTCTGTCGAAGCGCCCGGGGACGTTTGCGGCGTGCCGTCACGACCTCCAACAACGCGGGGGAGGGAGCTACCTGAACGGCTTCCCTCCCCAGGTGGACGAGACGGCTACTCCTCGTCCCCGCCCTCTTCCACGGCGCGTTTCCCGGCCAGCCACTCCAGGCCCGCCCACATCAGGTCGTCGAGGTCACCGTCGAGCACCCCGTCGGGGTTGTGCTTCATGACCCCCGTGCGGTGGTCCTTGACGTACTGCTTGTCGAGGACGTACGAGCGGATCTGCGACCCCCACTCGATCTTCTTCTGCTCGCCGCGCGCCTTGGCCTCCTCCTCCTCGCGCTTTCGCATCTCGATGTCGTAGAGGCGCTGCTTGAGGATTTGCAGGGCGATCTCGTGGTTCTTGATCTGCGAGCGCGTCTGCTGCGACGCCACGGCGATGCCGGTCGGAAGGTGGGTCAGACGCACCGCCGAGTCGGTGGTGTTCACGCCCTGCCCGCCCGCTCCCTGCGAGCGGAACACGTCCCGGCGCAGGTCGGAGTCGGGGATGTGGATGTTGATCTCCTCCTCCGGCACCTCCGGCACCACGTCCACCGAGGCAAACGAGGTGTGGCGGCGGTTGTTGGCGTCGAAGGGCGAGACCCGCACGAGGCGGTGGACCCCGTGCTCGGGCGCCATCATGCCGTAGGCCTTTTCGCCGCGAATGATGAATTCGGCACTCATCACCCCCGCCTGCTCACCGTCCTGCTGGTCGAGGAGGTCCACCTTGTACCCGTGCCGCTCGGCCCAGCGCATGTACATCCGAGTGAGCATCCCCGCCCAGTCCTGCGACTCGGTGCCGCCCGCCCCGCTCTTGACTCGCACGATGGCGGGCGCCTCGGCGTGCTTCATGGTGAAAAGCGTCTCGCGGTACAGATCGTCCACCCGCGCCTGGATGTTCTCCTGCTCCTCGGCGAGCAGTTGGCGTTCCTCGTCGCTGGCGATCTCCAGCATCTCGGCTAGGCCGCTCGCGTCCGACTGGAGCCCCCGGTAGCCGTCCACCACCCGGCGCAGGGTCCCGGCCTCCTGGGTGACCTGCCGGGCGCGGCCCGTGTTGTTCCAGAGGGCAGGGTCGCTCAGTTCCCGGTCGAGTTCGTTCAGTCTGCGCGTCTTGCCGGGAATGTCAAAGGTACTCCCGGAGCGACGCCAGTTTTTCCAGCAATTCCTGCATAGGGCGTGCCTCCCTTCCGCGCTGCTCCCGTTGGTCGGGGCGCGGGCTTCTGCCGCTCAGGAGTATAGGCGAGCGTCCTGTGGGTGAAGGAACCGTCTCTCCCAATGACCCTCTTTTGGTCTGAGCGCGAGGCTCGTGGAGGGGTGTTGACAAACTCGGGGGAAGCCAGTATCTTTTCTGAGCCTCAAGCGAGGCGAGCAGCATGACAGGTGAAGAGAAGCGAGAGCAGGGCCACCCGACAGGGTGGTGCACGCGGTTCCTCCCCCGAGGAACTCCAGACGTGTGACGAGCCTACGGGCTCGAAGCCAAGCGCAAGCTTGGGTCAACACCATCAACATGTCTCGAAGGAGACTTGCTGAACCATTTAATGGAGAGTTTGATCCTGGCTCAGGGTGAACGCTGGCGGCGTGCTTAAGACATGCAAGTCGAACGCAGTCCCCTCGGGGACTGAGTGGCGCACGGGTGAGTAACGCGTAACTGACCTGCCCCCAAGTCGCGGATAACTGGTCGAAAGATCAGCTAAGACGTGATGTGCTGCACCGCTGTGGCGGTGCAGTAAAGCCTGTGAGTGCTTGGGGATGGGGTTGCGTTTCATCAGCTAGATGGTGGGGTAAAGGCCTACCATGGCGACGACGAATAGCCGGCCTGAGAGGGTGGCCGGCCACAGGGGCACTGAGACACGGGCCCCACTCCTACGGGAGGCAGCAGTTAGGAATCTTCCCCAATGGGCGCAAGCCTGAGGGAGCGACGCCGCGTGAGGGATGAAGGTCCTCGGATCGTAAACCTCTGAACCCACGACGAAAGGCCCCGACAAGGGGAGATGACGGTAGTGGGGTAATAGCACCGGCTAACTCCGTGCCAGCAGCCGCGGTAATACGGAGGGTGCAAGCGTTACCCGGAATCACTGGGCGTAAAGGGCGTGTAGGCGGACCTGTAAGTCCGGCTTTGAAGACTGGGGCTTAACCCCAGGAATGGGCTGGGTACTGCGGGTCTGGACCTCTGGAGAGAGAACTGGAATTCCTGGTGTAGCGGTGGAATGCGTAGATACCAGGAGGAACACCAACGGCGAAGGCAGGTTCTTGGACAGAAGGTGACGCTGAGGCGCGAAAGTGTGGGGAGCGAACCGGATTAGATACCCGGGTAGTCCACACCCTAAACGATGCACGTTGGTCAACGGCGGGATGCCGCCGTTGACGAAGCTAACGCGATAAACGTGCCGCCTGGGAAGTACGGCCGCAAGGTTGAAACTCAAAGGAATTGACGGGGGCCCGCACAAGCGGTGGAGCATGTGGTTTAATTCGAAGCAACGCGAAGAACCTTACCAGGTCTTGACATCCTAAGAACCCTCCTGAAAGGGAGGGGTGCCCTTCGGGGAGCTTAGAGACAGGTGCTGCATGGCTGTCGTCAGCTCGTGTCGTGAGATGTTGGGTTAAGTCCCGCAACGAGCGCAACCCTTACCGGGTGTTACTAACGGTTCGGCCGAGGACTCACCAGGGACTGCCTGTGAAAGCAGGAGGAAGGCGGGGATGACGTCTAGTCAGCATGGTCCTTACGACCTGGGCGACACACGTGCTACAATGACCAGAACAACGCGCCGCCAACTTGCGAGAGTGAGCGAATCGCTGAAAACTGGTCCCAGTTCAGATCGGAGTCTGCAACTCGACTCCGTGAAGGTGGAATCGCTAGTAATCGCGGGTCAGCATACCGCGGTGAATACGTTCCCGGGCCTTGTACACACCGCCCGTCACACCATGGGAGTACGTCGCAGCTAAAACCACCGGGAGCTGAAAGGCAGGTGTCTAGGTTGTGGCGCATGACTGGGGTGAAGTCGTAACAAGGTAACTGTACCGGAAGGTGCGGTTGGATCACCTCCTTTCTACAGCGCTCCGCTTCCCTCTTCACCCCGCTGCCCTGACACCCCCCACCTCACGTGGGGGGTGTGCGCTTTTGCCTCACCTCAACTGCTCACCCTAACTGGGCGTCTCGTTCCACGCGTGGTCCAGAAACTGCCGCACGTCCCGCGTGTAGGTATCCTCCTCCAGGCCGCGCACCTCCTGCTCCAGGAGCCGGATGGCGCGCCGGAATGCTTGGCGGTCGAGATCGGGCAGGCCACGCTCGATATTCCAACGGCGCAGCTCGCAGGTCAGAGTGGCGAGTTCGTAGGGGTCGCCGCTCACCAGGATTTCGGTGACGCGGCGGTGACGGGCGGCCCACTGACGCGGGAGGTTCAGGTCCATGCTGGTCTGGAGGCGACAGAGCAGGTCCGGCATGTCCTGGGTGGTCAGGGCCGCCCGCATCCCGGTGCTGAGCGGGTCGTTGACGGGCACGTAGGCGCGGCTGGCGGTGTTCGGGAACTCCACCTGATAGTAGGCGTGCGTCTCTCCCGCCACCGGGCGCTGGCAGGTGCCGCTGACGACGCCGATTCCGTAGGGCGGAAGGACGACGCGATCTCCGATCCGAAATGCTGGGCTCTTCACCGAGGTCACCTCTCGTGGTGCTGGGCTGTGGTTTCTGGAACTGAAGACGCGCAGCCGCTCCTGCGAGTCCTACCGAACATCGTCCCACGGGCGGCGTGGGGCCGCGCCTTCCCCACACGCCTTCTGAGCACCGAAACGTCTTCGGCCCAGCACGCGGCCGGGCCGAACATTTGTTCAGGAAGGCAGTGGGGTCAGCGGCGAAGCTTGCGCGGTCCACAGGGCGCAGGCAACAGTCTGGGTCCGCATGATTCTCACCTTACCAGCCCTTGATGAGAGATAGGTCACAATGGCCTGCTCGCCCTCCGGGAGGGGTGTTGGAGGATCTGGGGAATCTCAGGAGACCTTGCGTTCGGGGGGGACCAGCAGACCGAGCAGGCCGTCCAGGCTGAGGGCCAGGAGCGCGGCGAGGAGGGCGCCCGCCATCACCAGACCGGTGTTTTGCTGCGAGAGGCCGTCGATGATAGGGCGGCCCAGCCCACCCGCGCCGAGGGCGGCGCCCACCGTCGCCGTTCCGACGTTGTAGACGGTGGCGGTGCGGATCCCCGACAGGAGGACGGGGCGGGCCAGCGGCAACTCGACGCGCAGGAGGCGCTGCCCCGCCGTCATGCCCATGCCGCGCGCCGCGTCGATGACCCCCCGGTCCACCGCGAGCAGGCCTGCAACACCGCTGCTGACGACAGGCACCAGGCCGTAGACGATCAGCCCGAACAGGGTGGGCGCCCAGCCGAAGCCGAGGGCGGGCACGGCGAGCGCGAGGACGGCGAGGGTAGGCACGGTCTGCCCCAGGCCCACCAGCGTCTCCGTGAGCAGGCGCAGGGCCCCCCACCCGGGCCGGGTGACGGCGACGGCGAGCGGCACCCCCAGTCCCACGACGATTCCCGTGGCGAGCCCGACGAGCCCCAGGTGGGTGAGGGTGAGCTGCCAGGGCGGCGGGTCGAGGGTGATTGCCACGCCCGGAAAGAGGGGGCGCAGCAGCCCCGGCAGAACCCCGGGCAGGAGGCACACGGCGAGCAGTGCGGGCCATACGATCACCCCCCAGGGGAGGCGCCGGGCCAGGCGGGTGGTGGGAGTGGTGGCGGTCACTCGCCCTCCCCGACGCGCAGGTCCCGGACACGCAGAACACCGAGGAGCCCGCCCGGCCCGGTCACGGCGAGGGCGTCCGACCCCTCGCGCAGCAGAACGCCCAGGGCGCTGCGGGCATCGAGCGAGCTCTCCACCTGCGGCAGCCCGGTGGGGTCGCCGGGCCGCGCGAATTCGGCGGCGGTTCGGCCCGCGAGCGCACGCAGGGGGGCGTCCTCCCCCAGGAATTCGCGGACGAAGGGGTGGGCGGGGCGACGCAGCAGCTCGCCGGGCGGACCGAACTGCACCAGGGACCCCGCCCGCATCAGGGCCAGGCGGTCACCCAGGCGCAGGGCCTCGTCGATGTCGTGGGTGACGAGCACGACCGTCTTGCGCAGCCGCCGTTGGATGTCGCGGAAGGCCCCCTGCAACCGCTCGCGGGCGAGGGGGTCGAGCGCGCCGAAGGGCTCGTCCATCAGCAGGACGGGGGGGTCGGCGGCGAGCGCCCGCGCCACGCCCACCCGCTGCGCCTGGCCGCCGGAGAGTTCCCCGGGCCGCTTGTCGCGGTACGCGGCGGGGTCGAGCCCGACGAGCGCGAGCAGTTCGTCCACCCGTTCCCTCACCCGCCGCCGGTCCCAGCCCAGCAGCTCGGGCACGGTCGCCACGTTCCCCGCGACGCTCAGGTGCGGAAAGAGGCCGACCTGCTGGATCACGTACCCGATGCCCCGGCGTAACTGATCCGGGGGCAGGCTCCGCGTGTCACGTCCGCCGAGCAGAATCCGCCCCCCGTCCGGCTCGGTGAGGCGGTTGATCATCCGCAGGGTGGTGGTCTTTCCGCAGCCCGAGGGGCCGAGGAGCGCCGTGACCTCTCCCTCCGCGAAGGTGAGGGTGAGGTCGCGCACGGCGTACGTGGCGCCGTACCGTTTCTCCAGCCCGTGCAGCTCGATCACGCGCGGTCCCCCGGGGTGACCCGCCTCAGCCCGCGACCCAGCAGGGCCTCCAGCCCGCGCAGGGCTGCGTCCACGGCCACCGCGAGGAGCGCGGCGGGCACCGCGCCGAGCAGGATCAGGTCGGCGGCCCCGCTCTGAAGTCCCTTGAAGATATAGGTGCCCAGCCCACCCGCGCCGATCAGGGCGGCGACGGCGGCCACCCCCACGAGCAGCACCGCCGCCTGCCGCACGCCGCTGAGCCACACGGGGAGCGCGAGCGGCAGCCTCACCCGCCAGAAGACCTGGGAGGTGGTCATGCCCATCCCGCGCGCGGCGTCCACCACGTCGGGCGGGACCCCGTGCAGCCCCACCACCCCGCCGCGCAGCACAGGCAGCAGCGCGTACAGGGTCATCGCGCTCAGGGCGGGGGCCACCCCGATGCCCCGCACCCCCAGGTCGCGCAGGGCGGGCAGGGCGTTCGAGAGGGCCGAGAGCGGGGCGATCAGCAGCCCCAGCAGAGCGAGGCTGGGAATGGTCTGTACCGCGCCCGTCAGGCCGAGCAGCACGGCCGCCACCCGCTCACGCCCGCTGGCCCACACGGCCAGCGGCGCCCCCAGCCCCACGGCGAGGCCGAGCGCGCCCCCCACCAGCCGCAGGTGCGCCGCGAGTTCCTGCCCCCAGCGCGGGCCCTCCCCCCGCCCCTCGACGATCACCGACCAGGCCGAGAGGTGCCCGCCCAGCCCCAGGGCGAGGACGGCGGGCAGCCACGCCCACGTGAGGAGCCGCGCGCCGGGGGCAGGGGCGACCAGCCGCGCCCCGTACACGGCGATCCCCGCTCCCAGCAGGAAGAGCCACATCCCGCTCGCCGCGCTCGCCCGCGCGAAGTCGGCCTGACCGGCGATGGCCGCGCGGGTCTGCTCGCCCAGCACCCAGACGGCGGCCACGGGGGCGAGCGCGGCGAGCGGCGGAGTCAGGCGGGGGCGCAGCAGGGCGCCGAGCAGGGGCAACGCGGCGAGGCCCAGCAGCGCCAGGGTGAGCGCGGGGGGCAGCCGCAGGTACTCCCCGGGCGCGAGGCGGTTCGGGCGCAGGAGCACCCACGGAAGCAGCGCCCCTACCACCATCGGGAGGGCCGCGAGGACGAACACCGCGCGCACGTCCCCCGGCACGCCGCTCCAGGAGGAGGGGGCGGAAGCCGCGCTGGCCCCCGCCCCCTTCCTTCCCGGGGAGATCACGCCCTCACCCCGGGCTTGTCCCACCGGGGAAAGAAGCCGGGGAAAAAGCAGAGGGGACTGTTTCCAGAAGGGTTCCGTTCGGGCAGAACGGGCGCGTAAAGTTGAGCCAGCAGCACCGCGTCCCCTTCCGCTCTGGTGCTTCCCCGTTGGGCGCGCGAAGCCTCCCTGCTCAAAAGGGCGAGCATGTCACTTGATCAGCCCCTGGCCCTGAAGGTAAGTCCGCGCGACCTCCTGGGCCGTGCGGCCTTCGAGGGCCACCTGGGCGTTGAGGCGCTGGAGGGTCGCCTGGGTCAGGGTGGCGAAGGTCTTGTTCAGGAGGGCCTCGACCTGCGGGTACGCCTTCAGGGTGGCGGTGCGGATGAGCGGCGCGGGCTGGTAGACGGCCTGGGCGCCCCGGGGGTCTTTGAGGGCCACCAACTTCAACGCCGCGAGGCTGCCGTCGGTGCCGTAGGCCATCGCCGCGTTGACGCCGCTCGTGCCGCTCGCCGCCGCCTGCTGCGTCTGGGGAGGCGTCGCGCCCGCGAGCACGAGCTTCTGGTCGTTCCTGAGCTTGAAGCCGTATGCGGCCTCGAAGGCGGGCATGGTGTCGGGGCGGTTGAAAAACTCCGGGCTGCCCGCAATCTTGAACCGCCCGCCGCCCTTCAGATAACGGGCGAGGTCGGCCACGCTGCTCAGCTTCTGCGCCGCCGCAAGCGACCCCGGCACGGCGATCACCCAGGTGTTGTTCACGTTCGCGGGCCGGAGCCAGGTGATGCCGTTCCCCGCGTCGAGCCGCCGGGCCAGCGCGTAGATCACGCCCGGGTCGCCCGCCTGCTTGGCCCCGATCTTCGCCTCCGGGAAGAGGTACACCGCGTTGCCGGTGTACTCGGGGTACACGTCGATCTCGCCCGCCAGGATCGCCTTGCGGTTCACGCCCGTGTCACCGAGGTTGGTGCGGTCAGTCACCTCCAGCCCCGCATTCTTCAGGGTGAGCACGATCATCTGCCCGAGAATCTGCGCCTCGGGGTCGAGTTTGCTTCCCACGACGATGGGCCGGGCGGCGGCGCTCCCGATCAGCGCGGCCAGGGTCAGCGAGAGGACAGTCTTCATGGTGAGCCTCCGATGCGGCCTACCGTAGACGCCCCCCGGGGTGAGGCACGTGAGTCGGCTTACAAAGCGCGGCAGTAGGGAGGCGGGTCCCCGACCTGTCCGGGGGGCCCGCCTGGGGAGGAGGCGCCTAGAACGAGCCCTTGAGGGTCGTGGCGATCTTGAAGCGGATCTTGCGGCCCGCCGGAATCGTGATGCGCTCGCTTGTGCCGGGGCGCACCCCCTGGCGCTCGGCGGTCCGGGTCACGCTGAGGGTGCCCAGCCCCGGCAGCCCGACGCTCTTGCCCTCGCGCAGGGCGTCCACGACCACGCCCAGCAGGGACGCGACTGCCTGGCCCGCCTGCTTCTTGCTCAGGCTGGTCTGGTCGGCCACCATCTCGATAATCTGCGTCTTGGCGACCTTACCGCCCCCGTTGCTGCCCGTCCCGCCCTCGGCTCCGGCGGCCTCACCCTCGGCGGCCTTCTTGCTGCTGTTCCTTGCCATCGACATCCTCCAAGACAGTGGATTTGAGCGGCTCGAATGCACAGTAACACACATTTGAGGATGTGCAAGTCCAAAAACGCGCGCCAGATGCCGTTTTACCGGGTCAAGTCGATGTTCCCGCGAGGACAAAGGAGCGTCGGCGCCTGGTCGCAGAGTCGCGTGAGGGGACGGAGTTGTTCACAGCATCGTGAGGAGAACCACCCGACCTCAGAACGTGTCTGAACAGCCTCCTGATGGGGAGTGGAGCGCGCTGGGAGAGCGTTTGGGTTCCCCCCGTCTCCTGCGGAGCCGTCCCAGTCCCCCACAAGCGGAGAGGGGCAAAAAGACAGTCCCGATCTTGTCGAGGAGAAACGCTGCCGCCCTTTTCAAACACTCTCAGAGGGGAAGAGCTTCTCTTTCGGCCCGCAGCCCGATCACCCGCACCGCGCCGGAAAGCGCGTCGAAGGTCCACAGCCGTCCGCGCAGGGGCTCGCCGACGCCACCGAGCACCTTGAGGGCTTCCAGGGCCATCATGCTCCCGACCACGTTGGGCACGGGGCCCAGCACGCCCGCCTCCTCGCACGACTCGGCCTCGCCGGGGTCGGGGAACACGTCGCGCAGGCCGAGCCCGGGGCCGAACAGGCTCACCATGCCGCTCGTGCCGCTCGCCGCGCCCCACACCCACTCGCGCCCGGCCCGCGTGCAGGCGTCCGCGAGGGTGTAGCGCGCCCCGAAGTTGTCGGTGGCGTCCACGACGAGGTTTGATGGCGCGACCAGCCCGCCCACGTTCTCTCCCGTCAGGAAGGGGGCCGTCTCCACCCGCACGAAAGGGTTGATCGCCTGCGCCCGCGCCGCCGCGACCTCGGCCTTGGGCCGCCCCACGTCCGCCGCCGTGTAGAGGGTCTGGCGGTGCAGGTTGCTGGCGTCCACCGTGTCCCCGTCGGCGATCACGAGCCGCCCGACGCCCGCTCCGGCGAGCTGCGCGACGACCGGCCCACCCAGTCCCCCCGCCCCCACCACGAGGACCGAGGCCGAGCGCAGCCGCTCCTGGGCGCCCGCGCCCTGCCACTCGGGCACGATGAGCTGGCGCGAGTACCGCCGCAGTTCAGGGCGGGAGAGGCGGGGGAGGCCGGGCTCGGTCATGGGGGAAGTCTAGGGGAAGGGCCCACTCCCCACCGCCGCGCGGGGAACCTTCGGGGCGGGGCCTCCCCCACGCGTCCTAGAATGCGCGCTGACATGCTGCTCCTGGTCGCCCTGGCGTCTTTCCTGCTCGGCTCGCTCGTGGCGGGCGTGCTGTACTCCCGCGCGCTCGGGACCGACATCCGCGAGCGCGACCTGCCCGGCGCGAGCGGCACGTACCGCCAGCACGGCCTGGCGGCGGCGCTGGGGGTGACCGCTTTCGACATGGCGAAGGGCGCCGCCGCCGTGCTCCTCGCCCGCGCGCTGACCCCGGACTTCACCTGGGTGGCGACCCTGGGCGTGGTGCTCGGCCACTGCTACCCGGCCTTCTTCCGCTTCCGGGGGGGTGGGGGGATCGCGCCGCTGATGGGGGCGCTCCTCGTGACCGGGCCGCTCACCCTCTTCGGGATGCTGGCGTTCGGGCTGGCGGTCATGGTGCCGTACAAGGCCACCCTGCAAAAGCGGCTGGGGCTGAACGCCGTGCCCTTCGCCACCGCCCTCGCGGTGCCGGTCGGTCTGCTCCTGGCCGCGCGCTTCGGGGGCCTGCCCGACCTGCTCGCCGGGGGGGCGGCGATGGCCGTGCGCGCCGTGCACCTCCTCGCCTTTTCGGAGCGGCGCCCGGCGTGACGCGCGGGTCCCGGGCGCTGACGGCCTTGTCCCTGCTCGCCCTGACGGCGGGCGCGGCGGGGGCCGACGCCGTGCTGGAGGGCCGCACCTTGCGCTTCGAGGACGGGGCGCGGCTGCTGTGGTCGCGCACGTACCCGGACGAACTGGGCGAGTTGACCGGACCCGTGACGCTGGGGGAGAGCACCTACCTGGGCGTGGGCCCGGTGGTGTACGCGCTGGGGGGGCGGGGACAGGTCCGGGCCCGCTACGACCTGCCCGGGGAGGTGACGGCCCTCGACGCGGGCGGCGGCACCCTGCGGGTGAGTACCCGGGGTGAGGACTACACCGAACGCTTCACCCTGGGAGACCCCCGGGAGGGCGGCCGGGTGCAGGAACGGGTGGTCTTTCCGCCCGACCCCGGGGTCACCGGCTGGCTGGCCCGGGCGGCGGCCCTCGTGCCGGAGGGGAACCTCGCGCGGGCGGCGGCCGAGGACCCCACCAACCCCTTCCTGGCGCTGCGCGAGGCGCGGCTGGCGGCTGGGCGGGGGGACAACTTCGCCAGCCTGAACGCGGTGCGCCGCAGCCTGGGGGGTGACCTGCCCTTTCCCGCCTGGGTGGAGCTGGCCGCCGGGCTGGACGCCGCCGGGTTTCCCGCCGCTGCCGACCTCGCGCTCGACCGCGCCCGCCGGGACGCCGCCGCGCGCGGCCTCGACCCCGAGGTCAGCGTGAGCCGCGCGGCGCTCTTCGCCTACGGGAACCCCAGCGGGTACGTGGGCACCCTGCTGGGGCAGGGGCGGCTGGGCCGGGCCGAGGCGTGGATGCGTTACCTGCGCGAGCTGCACCCCCGCTTCGAGGGCGGGCCCGCCCTGTACACCCGCTACGCCTCGCTCCTCGACGCGCAGGGCCGGGGCGGCGAGGCCGAGGAGTGGCGGCAGTTCACGCGCTCGCTGCGGGCGGGCACCCTCTATAACCTCGGGGCGGAGGGTCCCCGGGTGGTGCGCGACGCCCTGCGGCTCGTGACGCTCGCGCTGCTCGTCTCGCTCGGGGCGGCCCTGCTCACCCTCACCCTGCGGGCGTGGCGGGCCCAGGGCGAGGACACCCGCCCGCTCGGGGGCCGCTGGGCGTCGTGGGGGCGCCATCCCCTCTCGCGGGCGCGGCGGGCGGTCGTCACCTACGCCGCGTTCGGCGAGCGGCTGGGGCTGGTGGCGCTCGCCGCCGGGCTGCTGACCGCCCTCGCCGGGTGGCAGTGGGCGAACACGACCGCCGCCCGGCTGCGCGCCCCCGCCCTGAACATCGGCACGTACGGCGGGGGCTGGTTCGCCGCCCGGCTCCAGGACCTCGACCTGCGCGCGGCACCCGACACGGCGCTCCTTTCTGGCCTCGCGGCGCAGCTCGACGGCGACGCTGCCACGGCCCGCGCCCGCTACGCCCGCGCGCCGGGCAACGCCTGCGCCCTGAACAACCTCGGGGTGATCGCGCAGGGGCGGGGCGACCTGCCGGGGGCGCGCGAGAATTGGCGCGCCGCCTTCGCCGCCCGCCCCGACCTCGCCGCCGCC from Deinococcus aetherius includes:
- a CDS encoding serine/threonine-protein kinase; the encoded protein is MTSDRSIPGYTLLHLLGRGDTSLVYLARNSQDREVALKVPHERTLAGREAAERFGNEVRLTLQVRHPQIVRGFAGTPFGPQAFLAVQYFPEGSLCDVLKRLAPCSLPLDAALRVLADVASALTYLHGLGAVHQDVKRQNVYVQEGRAALGDLGSAYFTAQGGRASGSPYYMAPEVYRGESAGGASDVYSFGVLAYELLGGRRPFAGDSYEELMAAHLNRFAPPLLSLRPELPPAVARLGELALAKRPADRPTAADIHRALLAALGENLAEEDTAALGTADSTPVRQVGRHVPTPLVTAKPTGPETGDAGRWNPFRRRK
- the prfB gene encoding peptide chain release factor 2 (programmed frameshift) codes for the protein MQELLEKLASLREYLDIPGKTRRLNELDRELSDPALWNNTGRARQVTQEAGTLRRVVDGYRGLQSDASGLAEMLEIASDEERQLLAEEQENIQARVDDLYRETLFTMKHAEAPAIVRVKSGAGGTESQDWAGMLTRMYMRWAERHGYKVDLLDQQDGEQAGVMSAEFIIRGEKAYGMMAPEHGVHRLVRVSPFDANNRRHTSFASVDVVPEVPEEEINIHIPDSDLRRDVFRSQGAGGQGVNTTDSAVRLTHLPTGIAVASQQTRSQIKNHEIALQILKQRLYDIEMRKREEEEAKARGEQKKIEWGSQIRSYVLDKQYVKDHRTGVMKHNPDGVLDGDLDDLMWAGLEWLAGKRAVEEGGDEE
- a CDS encoding CarD family transcriptional regulator, encoding MKSPAFRIGDRVVLPPYGIGVVSGTCQRPVAGETHAYYQVEFPNTASRAYVPVNDPLSTGMRAALTTQDMPDLLCRLQTSMDLNLPRQWAARHRRVTEILVSGDPYELATLTCELRRWNIERGLPDLDRQAFRRAIRLLEQEVRGLEEDTYTRDVRQFLDHAWNETPS
- a CDS encoding ABC transporter permease, whose translation is MTATTPTTRLARRLPWGVIVWPALLAVCLLPGVLPGLLRPLFPGVAITLDPPPWQLTLTHLGLVGLATGIVVGLGVPLAVAVTRPGWGALRLLTETLVGLGQTVPTLAVLALAVPALGFGWAPTLFGLIVYGLVPVVSSGVAGLLAVDRGVIDAARGMGMTAGQRLLRVELPLARPVLLSGIRTATVYNVGTATVGAALGAGGLGRPIIDGLSQQNTGLVMAGALLAALLALSLDGLLGLLVPPERKVS
- a CDS encoding ABC transporter ATP-binding protein yields the protein MIELHGLEKRYGATYAVRDLTLTFAEGEVTALLGPSGCGKTTTLRMINRLTEPDGGRILLGGRDTRSLPPDQLRRGIGYVIQQVGLFPHLSVAGNVATVPELLGWDRRRVRERVDELLALVGLDPAAYRDKRPGELSGGQAQRVGVARALAADPPVLLMDEPFGALDPLARERLQGAFRDIQRRLRKTVVLVTHDIDEALRLGDRLALMRAGSLVQFGPPGELLRRPAHPFVREFLGEDAPLRALAGRTAAEFARPGDPTGLPQVESSLDARSALGVLLREGSDALAVTGPGGLLGVLRVRDLRVGEGE
- a CDS encoding ABC transporter permease → MISPGRKGAGASAASAPSSWSGVPGDVRAVFVLAALPMVVGALLPWVLLRPNRLAPGEYLRLPPALTLALLGLAALPLLGALLRPRLTPPLAALAPVAAVWVLGEQTRAAIAGQADFARASAASGMWLFLLGAGIAVYGARLVAPAPGARLLTWAWLPAVLALGLGGHLSAWSVIVEGRGEGPRWGQELAAHLRLVGGALGLAVGLGAPLAVWASGRERVAAVLLGLTGAVQTIPSLALLGLLIAPLSALSNALPALRDLGVRGIGVAPALSAMTLYALLPVLRGGVVGLHGVPPDVVDAARGMGMTTSQVFWRVRLPLALPVWLSGVRQAAVLLVGVAAVAALIGAGGLGTYIFKGLQSGAADLILLGAVPAALLAVAVDAALRGLEALLGRGLRRVTPGDRA
- a CDS encoding ABC transporter substrate-binding protein, whose product is MKTVLSLTLAALIGSAAARPIVVGSKLDPEAQILGQMIVLTLKNAGLEVTDRTNLGDTGVNRKAILAGEIDVYPEYTGNAVYLFPEAKIGAKQAGDPGVIYALARRLDAGNGITWLRPANVNNTWVIAVPGSLAAAQKLSSVADLARYLKGGGRFKIAGSPEFFNRPDTMPAFEAAYGFKLRNDQKLVLAGATPPQTQQAAASGTSGVNAAMAYGTDGSLAALKLVALKDPRGAQAVYQPAPLIRTATLKAYPQVEALLNKTFATLTQATLQRLNAQVALEGRTAQEVARTYLQGQGLIK
- a CDS encoding HU family DNA-binding protein encodes the protein MARNSSKKAAEGEAAGAEGGTGSNGGGKVAKTQIIEMVADQTSLSKKQAGQAVASLLGVVVDALREGKSVGLPGLGTLSVTRTAERQGVRPGTSERITIPAGRKIRFKIATTLKGSF
- a CDS encoding HesA/MoeB/ThiF family protein — translated: MTEPGLPRLSRPELRRYSRQLIVPEWQGAGAQERLRSASVLVVGAGGLGGPVVAQLAGAGVGRLVIADGDTVDASNLHRQTLYTAADVGRPKAEVAAARAQAINPFVRVETAPFLTGENVGGLVAPSNLVVDATDNFGARYTLADACTRAGREWVWGAASGTSGMVSLFGPGLGLRDVFPDPGEAESCEEAGVLGPVPNVVGSMMALEALKVLGGVGEPLRGRLWTFDALSGAVRVIGLRAEREALPL